In one Marinitoga sp. 1197 genomic region, the following are encoded:
- the epsC gene encoding serine O-acetyltransferase EpsC produces the protein MKIIINAILDFLNIFIYLNQDLNEYLKKDPASKYKLGVILFNTAFHGLIFYRIYHYFYKYKIYPLSYFLYMISKILYSMDIHPAAKLEPGIVIDHGLGIVIGSTATVGKGTLIYHQVTLGAKHIKKGKRHPDIGENVIIGTGSKILGDISVGANSVIAANSVVLENIPSNCLVAGIPATIKTFEYNQDKIYEINHNFDFVI, from the coding sequence ATGAAAATAATAATAAATGCTATTTTAGATTTTTTAAATATATTTATTTACTTAAATCAAGATTTAAATGAATATTTAAAGAAAGATCCTGCTTCAAAGTATAAATTAGGTGTAATACTTTTTAATACTGCTTTTCATGGATTGATATTTTATAGAATTTATCATTATTTTTATAAATATAAAATATATCCTTTATCTTATTTTTTATATATGATAAGTAAAATTTTATATTCAATGGACATACATCCGGCAGCTAAATTGGAACCAGGAATAGTTATAGATCATGGATTGGGAATTGTAATAGGTTCTACTGCAACTGTTGGCAAAGGGACTCTCATATATCATCAAGTGACTCTTGGGGCAAAACATATTAAAAAAGGCAAAAGACATCCAGATATAGGCGAAAATGTAATTATAGGAACAGGCTCTAAAATATTAGGAGATATTTCAGTAGGAGCTAATTCTGTTATCGCAGCTAATTCTGTTGTTTTAGAAAATATCCCATCTAATTGCCTTGTTGCTGGAATTCCAGCAACAATAAAAACTTTTGAATATAATCAAGATAAAATTTATGAAATAAATCATAATTTTGATTTTGTTATTTGA
- a CDS encoding ABC transporter ATP-binding protein yields MSIELKNVSKKYNDKFAVKDLNLKIEDGKITVLIGPSGCGKTTTLKLLNRLVERSEGEIFFDGISIDDIDKIQLRRGIGYVIQEIGLFPHYNVFDNIAVVPKLLGWNKRKIKEKVKELLELVNLDYDSIVNKYPLELSGGQRQRVGVARALAADPKILLMDEPFGAIDPINREILQDVLLDIQNKLKKTIVFVTHDIREAIKLGDKIAIFNNGELVQFGSTVNIIKQPKNDFVKELLGKNAELNFLEFVKVEKVIDDDYALISSLDEINKLKKNCYILYNNKYAGFFINNNIKKLRKEYINYNDSVLEGINIMFKKNINYLPVLKNGKVLGVLKYESIMED; encoded by the coding sequence ATGAGTATTGAATTAAAAAATGTGTCTAAAAAATATAACGATAAATTTGCAGTAAAAGATTTGAATTTAAAAATTGAGGATGGAAAAATAACAGTTTTGATAGGTCCATCTGGGTGTGGAAAAACAACCACATTAAAATTATTGAATAGATTAGTGGAAAGAAGTGAAGGGGAAATATTTTTTGATGGTATTTCGATTGATGACATTGATAAAATTCAGTTGAGACGAGGGATAGGTTATGTAATTCAAGAAATTGGATTATTTCCTCATTATAATGTTTTCGATAATATTGCGGTAGTTCCAAAGCTGTTGGGTTGGAATAAAAGAAAGATAAAGGAAAAAGTAAAGGAACTTTTGGAACTTGTAAATTTAGATTATGATTCAATAGTTAATAAATATCCTTTAGAATTATCAGGTGGTCAAAGGCAGAGAGTAGGTGTAGCAAGAGCATTAGCAGCAGATCCGAAAATTTTGTTGATGGACGAACCTTTTGGGGCCATAGATCCGATTAATAGAGAAATTTTACAAGATGTTTTGTTGGATATACAAAATAAATTAAAAAAAACAATTGTATTTGTTACACATGATATAAGAGAGGCAATTAAATTAGGAGATAAAATTGCCATTTTTAATAATGGTGAATTAGTTCAATTCGGTAGTACAGTTAATATAATTAAACAGCCAAAAAATGATTTTGTTAAAGAATTATTAGGTAAAAATGCTGAATTAAACTTTTTAGAATTTGTTAAAGTGGAAAAAGTTATAGATGATGATTATGCTTTAATAAGCTCTTTAGATGAAATAAATAAGTTAAAAAAGAATTGTTATATTTTGTATAATAATAAATATGCAGGTTTTTTTATAAATAATAATATAAAGAAGTTAAGAAAAGAATATATTAATTATAATGATAGTGTTTTAGAAGGAATAAATATTATGTTTAAGAAAAATATTAATTATTTACCTGTTTTGAAAAATGGAAAAGTTTTAGGAGTGTTAAAATACGAATCAATTATGGAGGATTAA
- a CDS encoding HTH domain-containing protein, translating to MNTIELVVKVLSESKEPLKAGEIAEKAGIDKKEVDKAIKKLKKEEKIESPKRCYYTIKK from the coding sequence GTGAATACAATCGAATTAGTTGTTAAAGTATTATCAGAATCAAAAGAGCCGTTAAAAGCTGGAGAAATAGCAGAAAAAGCTGGGATTGATAAAAAAGAAGTAGATAAAGCAATAAAAAAATTAAAAAAAGAGGAGAAAATTGAATCTCCAAAAAGATGTTACTATACTATAAAGAAATGA
- a CDS encoding GGDEF domain-containing response regulator, whose amino-acid sequence MKLLIVEDSKLERKYLIDYFNKHDSFEILEAQNGLEALNIYEKEKNIDLIILDWIMPELDGWDVCKKIRRLERENGNYSYIIMLTAKTSKEDIIKGFEIGVDDYITKPFDEDELAVRVSVGKRILNMYNKIKELNKKLEFEATHDELTKIYNRRKIYEILEKSISINDNEVFLSVVDVDHFKKVNDKYGHQAGDFILIKMTKIISKLINTYGYFGRIGGEEFLMFFINFKKKKGLDLMDIIRKTIETTTFKFKDNNIKITISIGSTLYKTGESIDNLISRADNNLYKAKELGRNNVIFE is encoded by the coding sequence ATGAAATTATTAATTGTTGAAGATTCAAAACTTGAAAGAAAATATTTAATTGATTATTTTAACAAACATGATAGTTTTGAAATTTTAGAAGCTCAGAACGGATTAGAGGCGTTAAATATTTATGAAAAAGAAAAAAATATTGACTTGATTATATTAGATTGGATTATGCCTGAGCTTGATGGTTGGGATGTGTGTAAAAAAATTAGAAGATTAGAAAGAGAAAATGGAAATTATTCTTATATAATAATGTTAACCGCAAAGACTTCTAAAGAAGATATTATAAAAGGTTTTGAAATAGGGGTAGATGATTACATAACGAAACCTTTTGATGAGGATGAATTGGCCGTAAGAGTCTCTGTTGGAAAAAGAATCTTGAATATGTATAATAAAATAAAGGAATTAAATAAAAAACTCGAATTTGAAGCTACTCATGATGAATTAACAAAAATTTATAACAGGAGAAAAATTTATGAGATATTAGAAAAATCTATATCTATAAATGATAATGAAGTGTTTCTATCAGTTGTAGATGTTGATCATTTTAAGAAAGTTAATGATAAATATGGACACCAAGCGGGAGATTTTATTTTGATTAAAATGACAAAAATTATAAGTAAGTTAATAAATACATATGGTTATTTTGGTAGGATTGGTGGAGAAGAATTTTTAATGTTTTTTATAAATTTTAAAAAAAAGAAGGGGTTAGATTTAATGGATATAATTCGAAAAACCATTGAAACTACAACATTTAAATTTAAAGATAACAATATAAAAATAACAATAAGTATAGGTTCTACCCTTTATAAAACTGGAGAAAGTATAGATAATTTAATATCTAGAGCAGACAATAATTTATATAAAGCAAAAGAATTAGGAAGAAATAATGTAATTTTTGAATAG
- a CDS encoding N-glycosylase/DNA lyase — protein MKLIKDIENIYTEAKPLVEKRWNEFVSLGKNGSEKELFSELSFCVLTANWSAKGGIKAQKEIGINGFTELEIDDLEYALRRVGHRFPKARAQYIVSNRWIIGTIRHLFVLPYYQIREFLVKNIKGIGWKESSHFLRNVGYGDVAILDKHILRLMLENELIDSIPKGWTKNKYLEYEKRLKILEKHFNEPIGKLDLYLWYLVKKEIDK, from the coding sequence ATGAAGTTAATTAAAGATATAGAAAATATTTACACTGAAGCAAAACCGTTGGTCGAAAAAAGATGGAATGAATTTGTTTCTTTGGGAAAAAACGGAAGTGAAAAAGAGTTATTTTCTGAACTTTCTTTTTGTGTTTTAACAGCTAACTGGAGTGCTAAAGGCGGGATAAAAGCTCAAAAAGAAATAGGAATAAATGGTTTTACTGAACTCGAAATAGATGATTTGGAATATGCATTGCGAAGAGTCGGACATCGTTTTCCAAAAGCAAGAGCTCAGTATATAGTTTCTAATAGATGGATTATTGGAACCATAAGGCATTTATTTGTTTTGCCATATTATCAAATAAGAGAATTTCTGGTAAAGAATATTAAAGGTATTGGCTGGAAAGAATCCAGTCATTTTTTAAGAAATGTTGGTTATGGTGATGTTGCTATATTAGATAAACATATTCTCCGACTTATGTTGGAAAATGAATTGATAGATTCTATTCCAAAAGGATGGACAAAAAATAAATATTTAGAATACGAAAAAAGATTAAAGATTTTAGAAAAGCATTTTAATGAACCAATTGGAAAATTGGATTTATATTTATGGTATCTTGTAAAAAAAGAGATCGATAAGTAG
- a CDS encoding cytochrome b5 domain-containing protein — protein sequence MKKVLLVLMVILSLVVYAEYVNIIDLNYDEFGVKYKIIPYNKLIENNGKNSKESFVAISGIVYDVTYEKPWEKGYHEGYNAGSELTFEILRLSPHGVSKLKDIDHIGILAFTYDELKKFNGKNGNKAYIAVNGIVYDVSHSKLWENGEHKGKHEAGNDLTYEITKLSPHGLKKLDNVFPVGILIYSFDELKKFNGKNGNKAYVAVNGIVYDVSHSKLWKNGEHKGKHEAGNDLTYEITKLSPHGLKKLDNVYKVGYIALNKNELKKFNGKNGNKAYVAVNGIVYDVSHSKLWENGEHKGKHEAGNDLTYEITKLSPHGLKKLDNVYKVGFLLY from the coding sequence ATGAAAAAGGTATTATTAGTATTGATGGTTATTTTAAGTTTAGTTGTATACGCTGAATATGTGAATATAATAGATTTAAATTATGATGAATTTGGAGTGAAATATAAAATAATTCCTTATAATAAATTAATAGAAAATAATGGCAAAAACAGCAAAGAGTCTTTTGTTGCAATTAGCGGAATTGTGTATGATGTTACCTATGAAAAACCATGGGAAAAAGGCTATCATGAAGGCTATAACGCTGGCTCAGAACTAACATTTGAAATTTTAAGACTTTCACCTCATGGTGTGAGTAAATTAAAAGATATTGATCATATTGGAATTTTAGCTTTTACTTATGATGAATTAAAAAAATTCAATGGGAAAAATGGAAATAAAGCGTATATAGCAGTAAATGGAATAGTATATGATGTGTCGCACTCTAAATTGTGGGAAAACGGTGAACATAAAGGAAAACATGAGGCAGGAAATGATTTGACGTATGAAATAACAAAGTTGTCGCCACATGGGTTAAAAAAATTAGATAATGTTTTTCCAGTTGGTATATTAATATATAGTTTTGATGAATTAAAGAAGTTCAATGGAAAAAATGGAAATAAGGCATATGTAGCAGTAAATGGAATAGTGTATGATGTATCTCACTCTAAATTGTGGAAAAATGGAGAACATAAAGGAAAACATGAAGCTGGAAATGATTTGACATATGAAATAACAAAGCTGTCGCCACATGGATTAAAGAAATTAGATAATGTATATAAAGTTGGATATATAGCTTTAAATAAAAATGAATTAAAAAAGTTTAACGGAAAAAATGGAAATAAAGCATATGTAGCAGTTAATGGAATAGTGTATGATGTGTCGCACTCTAAATTGTGGGAAAACGGTGAACATAAAGGAAAACATGAGGCAGGAAATGATTTGACGTATGAAATAACAAAGTTGTCGCCACATGGGTTAAAGAAATTAGATAATGTATATAAAGTAGGATTTTTATTGTATTGA
- a CDS encoding ABC transporter permease, which translates to MDLFSYFINNFDVVMQRTLEHLFIFFISWILSVVVGVFIGIYITREKRKRYTNLALTITGITQSIPSVAVIALIFLFMGIGKLTAIIALFLYGLVPIVFNTTSGIVSISPKIIEIAKGMGMNEKEILYKIEIPIALPAIFSGLRNSAIINIATATVASVIGGGGLGVIIFTGLSHYNASIIFAGALPVSVLAIGIDIVLELFEKKWVSKGLINEF; encoded by the coding sequence ATGGATTTATTTTCATATTTTATAAATAATTTTGATGTTGTTATGCAAAGAACATTAGAACATCTATTTATCTTTTTTATTTCATGGATTTTATCAGTTGTTGTAGGAGTTTTTATAGGGATATATATTACAAGAGAGAAACGAAAAAGATATACTAATTTAGCTTTAACAATAACGGGTATAACGCAATCTATACCAAGCGTAGCTGTTATAGCTTTGATATTTTTATTTATGGGAATAGGTAAGTTAACAGCTATTATAGCATTGTTTTTATATGGTTTAGTTCCAATAGTTTTTAATACAACATCTGGAATTGTAAGTATCAGTCCTAAAATTATTGAAATTGCAAAAGGAATGGGAATGAATGAAAAAGAAATTTTATATAAAATAGAGATACCAATTGCTTTACCAGCAATCTTTTCTGGGTTAAGAAATTCAGCAATTATAAACATAGCTACAGCAACAGTTGCTTCAGTAATAGGCGGAGGTGGATTAGGAGTAATTATTTTCACGGGATTATCCCATTATAATGCATCTATTATTTTTGCTGGTGCTTTACCTGTATCAGTTTTAGCGATAGGAATAGATATTGTGTTGGAACTTTTTGAGAAAAAATGGGTTTCTAAAGGATTAATAAATGAATTTTAA
- a CDS encoding ABC transporter substrate-binding protein: MKKIFIVLLVLVLSFNLLAAKTIVVGSKMFTEGYVIANMISLLLKDAGFRVEEEFGLTSFPLRAAIENGQIDIYSEYTGTAWAAYFKQTKNIYDPYELFNKVAEMDYKKNKIIWINMIPFNDTYAMAVKSKFAEENNIRTLSDLSKFVNAGNKVIFGVNPEFYERADGFFAMAKSYNMNVPKKYVKTMEAGLTYEAVSSGKIDVAMVYSTDAKLLKYKLTVLIDDKRFFPLYNPAILVREKVLNKYPEIKEILKPLTLYLNENIIIRLNYLVDVKGYEPEIVAKNFLKGLGLIK; the protein is encoded by the coding sequence ATGAAAAAAATTTTTATCGTATTGTTAGTTTTAGTTTTAAGCTTTAATTTATTAGCAGCAAAAACAATTGTTGTTGGTTCTAAGATGTTTACTGAAGGGTATGTTATCGCAAATATGATTTCATTATTGCTTAAAGATGCGGGTTTTAGGGTTGAAGAAGAATTTGGTTTAACATCATTTCCATTAAGAGCGGCAATTGAGAATGGACAAATAGATATATATTCTGAATACACAGGAACTGCATGGGCTGCGTATTTTAAACAAACGAAAAATATATATGATCCCTATGAATTATTTAATAAAGTTGCTGAAATGGATTATAAGAAAAATAAAATTATTTGGATAAATATGATACCATTTAATGATACTTATGCAATGGCTGTGAAAAGCAAATTTGCTGAAGAAAATAATATAAGAACATTATCAGATTTATCAAAATTTGTTAATGCAGGTAATAAGGTTATTTTTGGAGTTAATCCAGAATTTTATGAACGAGCTGATGGTTTTTTTGCAATGGCAAAGTCCTATAATATGAACGTCCCCAAAAAATATGTAAAAACAATGGAAGCAGGATTGACTTATGAAGCAGTTTCCTCAGGAAAGATAGATGTAGCAATGGTTTATTCGACAGATGCTAAGCTTTTAAAATATAAATTGACTGTATTAATAGATGATAAACGTTTTTTTCCATTATATAATCCTGCTATCTTAGTCAGGGAAAAAGTTTTAAATAAATACCCTGAAATAAAAGAAATATTAAAACCTTTAACTTTATACTTAAATGAAAATATAATTATTAGACTAAATTATCTTGTTGATGTAAAAGGTTACGAACCTGAAATAGTGGCAAAAAATTTCTTAAAAGGATTAGGATTGATTAAATAG
- a CDS encoding SufB/SufD family protein, whose amino-acid sequence MNIEKNYAKEFEMIEKAYEQAGGDISNLLSKDIVSIIISGDRILGKNTVDGITINVKSAENGKVEYEMIIEDNLKLDKPIHMCVGFLKKQGEQYIKSTYKIGKNCDIKFLSHCSFPFGKIHHKMESEMYIDENSVVFMEDEHFHNEKDGIFLETYYYTKVSKNSVFDSRFKLTKSRAGNLKIHMTVDLDEDAKALLESKVWGKNDDKIEIKEIVNLNGEKSSGIAKTYVFAQDSTNAEVINEAYGNAPYSKGHIECTEISKGSNVHVSTIPILRVNNDLAELTHEASVGRVNPQQLETLMAKGLTEDEATELIIKGILK is encoded by the coding sequence ATGAATATAGAAAAAAACTATGCAAAAGAATTTGAAATGATTGAAAAAGCATATGAGCAAGCTGGTGGTGATATTAGCAATTTATTAAGTAAAGACATAGTATCTATAATTATAAGCGGAGATAGAATACTTGGTAAAAATACAGTTGATGGTATAACTATAAATGTTAAAAGTGCAGAAAATGGAAAAGTTGAATATGAAATGATAATAGAAGATAATTTAAAACTTGATAAACCCATACACATGTGTGTTGGTTTTCTAAAAAAGCAGGGAGAACAATATATAAAATCCACATATAAAATTGGCAAAAATTGCGACATAAAATTTTTATCACATTGTTCATTTCCGTTTGGTAAAATTCATCATAAAATGGAATCAGAAATGTATATTGATGAAAATTCAGTTGTATTTATGGAAGATGAACATTTTCATAATGAAAAAGATGGAATATTCTTAGAAACATATTATTATACGAAAGTTTCAAAAAACTCTGTTTTTGATAGTAGATTTAAATTAACAAAATCAAGAGCAGGTAATTTGAAAATTCACATGACGGTTGATTTAGATGAAGATGCAAAAGCGCTATTAGAATCAAAGGTCTGGGGAAAAAATGATGATAAAATTGAAATAAAAGAAATAGTAAATTTAAATGGTGAAAAATCTTCTGGAATTGCAAAAACGTATGTTTTTGCTCAAGACTCAACAAATGCAGAAGTTATCAATGAAGCTTATGGTAATGCGCCTTATTCAAAAGGACATATTGAATGTACGGAAATTAGCAAAGGTTCAAATGTTCATGTAAGTACCATTCCAATTTTGAGAGTAAATAATGATTTAGCAGAATTAACTCATGAAGCTTCTGTAGGAAGGGTTAATCCACAGCAATTAGAAACATTAATGGCAAAAGGACTAACGGAAGATGAAGCGACAGAACTAATAATTAAAGGTATTCTAAAATAA
- a CDS encoding ABC transporter permease gives MNYLNYLYINQEKIIKELINHIRIIGIALPFAVIIGIGIGFIISRNQKMSKIVLYIAGILMTIPSPALFGIMVILLAPFHMSLGRPPAIIALVIYSLLPMIRNTLVAIHTLDKGIIESARGMGMNERQILFKIKLPLSIPIIMSGIRNSVVMGVGVATIGYYIAAGGLGYFIFAGLSRGRYEMIITGVILLAILGVGLNYIMLKFEELITPKGLKVKIN, from the coding sequence ATGAACTATCTTAATTATCTCTATATTAATCAAGAAAAAATCATAAAAGAATTAATAAATCATATTCGTATAATTGGAATTGCGTTACCTTTTGCCGTTATAATCGGCATTGGAATTGGTTTCATTATTTCTAGAAATCAAAAAATGTCTAAAATTGTATTATATATTGCAGGAATTTTGATGACAATTCCAAGTCCAGCATTATTTGGTATAATGGTTATACTTCTTGCTCCTTTCCATATGAGTTTAGGAAGACCTCCTGCCATTATTGCTTTAGTAATTTATTCACTGCTTCCAATGATTAGAAATACTTTAGTTGCAATTCATACTTTGGATAAAGGTATTATTGAATCTGCACGAGGAATGGGAATGAATGAAAGGCAAATTTTATTTAAAATAAAATTGCCACTTTCAATTCCTATTATTATGTCTGGAATAAGAAATTCTGTTGTTATGGGTGTCGGAGTTGCAACTATAGGATATTATATTGCAGCTGGAGGCTTAGGATATTTTATTTTTGCAGGTTTAAGTAGAGGAAGATATGAAATGATTATCACAGGTGTAATTTTGTTGGCGATTTTAGGAGTTGGTCTTAATTATATTATGCTAAAATTTGAGGAATTAATCACGCCAAAAGGTTTGAAAGTTAAGATTAATTAA
- a CDS encoding M48 family metallopeptidase, producing the protein MKNQYILKTEYFDIDYKIIKSKRKTLSIIIDETGEVLVKAPKWLSDFEVKKFVFDKRSWIISKIMQFKENPITKRNYETGEEFLFLGKNYKLMIFEGNYGVGIQDNFIYVSLKKDFFDNYELKRNMIIKWYKKQAKKIINERLKYYSKLMSLNYGKVYIRDQKTRWGSCSEKNNLNFNYKIIMAPKRKLDYIIVHELAHIIYKHHQKTFWNYVGKYCDDYIESRKWFRKNGRKLIL; encoded by the coding sequence ATGAAAAATCAATATATATTGAAAACGGAATATTTTGATATAGATTATAAAATAATTAAATCAAAAAGAAAAACTCTCTCAATCATAATTGATGAAACTGGAGAAGTTTTAGTTAAAGCACCTAAATGGTTATCAGATTTCGAAGTGAAAAAATTTGTTTTTGATAAAAGAAGTTGGATCATTTCAAAAATAATGCAATTTAAAGAAAACCCAATAACAAAAAGAAATTATGAAACAGGTGAAGAATTTTTATTTCTGGGAAAAAATTATAAATTAATGATTTTTGAAGGTAATTATGGTGTTGGTATTCAAGATAATTTTATATACGTATCTTTAAAAAAAGATTTTTTTGATAATTATGAATTAAAGAGAAACATGATTATTAAATGGTATAAAAAGCAGGCAAAGAAAATAATAAATGAAAGATTAAAATATTATTCTAAATTGATGAGTTTAAATTATGGAAAAGTATATATAAGAGATCAAAAAACACGTTGGGGTAGTTGCTCTGAAAAAAATAATTTGAATTTTAATTATAAAATAATTATGGCACCAAAAAGAAAATTAGACTACATAATAGTTCATGAATTAGCCCATATTATATACAAACATCATCAAAAAACTTTTTGGAATTATGTTGGGAAATATTGCGATGATTATATTGAAAGTCGAAAATGGTTTAGAAAAAATGGAAGGAAATTGATATTATAA
- a CDS encoding alanyl-tRNA editing protein, translating into MIKITEIVEEKKKIYAISEESPFYPDGKGGQLGDRGKIGNTNVLFVEFKNGKYYHLIDKMIEVGEYNFEIDEKRRKDISQQHTAQHILSAAFEQIADLDTVGFRMAEEYTTIDLEIPNLPENIEKEAEKLSNEIIQKCLNVEEIFTTKDEISKYNLRKGLSDKVRGNIRLIKIGDFDINPCGGFHVKNTGEIGLVKIISKEKVKGNLTRLYFLAGFRAINDYDEKIKITKNISNLLTAKVEDTPLRVEETLKKMKEYKSKYEKINEKYAELMAKDIFSKAEKINNIKFIYLETKEDFVNYLPKFLPMDEVLYIVKKDNKLEISSGIVNCKELINNIKNDYSEIKGGGGVNRGSLIGNIKIEDIKKYL; encoded by the coding sequence ATGATAAAGATTACAGAAATAGTTGAAGAAAAAAAGAAAATATATGCAATTTCTGAAGAATCTCCATTTTACCCTGATGGAAAAGGCGGACAACTTGGTGATAGAGGAAAAATTGGAAACACAAATGTTTTATTTGTTGAATTTAAAAATGGAAAATACTACCATTTAATTGACAAAATGATTGAAGTGGGGGAATATAATTTTGAAATTGATGAAAAAAGAAGAAAAGATATATCTCAGCAACACACAGCTCAGCATATACTTTCAGCAGCTTTTGAACAAATAGCGGACTTAGATACAGTTGGTTTTAGAATGGCAGAAGAGTATACAACTATAGATTTAGAAATTCCAAACTTACCAGAAAATATTGAAAAAGAAGCTGAAAAATTATCAAATGAAATAATTCAAAAATGTTTAAATGTTGAAGAAATATTTACTACAAAAGACGAAATCTCAAAATATAATTTAAGAAAAGGTTTAAGTGATAAAGTGCGAGGTAATATAAGGCTAATTAAAATAGGAGATTTTGACATTAATCCATGTGGAGGCTTTCATGTTAAAAATACAGGAGAAATTGGATTGGTAAAAATTATTTCGAAAGAAAAGGTAAAAGGAAATTTGACAAGATTATATTTTTTAGCTGGTTTTAGAGCTATAAATGATTATGATGAAAAAATAAAAATTACAAAGAATATCTCGAATTTATTAACGGCAAAAGTTGAAGATACTCCACTAAGAGTAGAAGAAACTCTAAAAAAAATGAAAGAATACAAATCAAAATATGAAAAAATTAATGAAAAATATGCTGAATTAATGGCTAAAGATATTTTTTCAAAAGCAGAAAAAATAAATAATATAAAATTTATTTATTTAGAAACAAAAGAAGATTTTGTAAATTATTTACCTAAATTTTTGCCCATGGATGAAGTTTTATATATAGTAAAAAAAGACAATAAATTAGAAATTTCATCTGGAATTGTAAATTGCAAAGAATTGATAAACAATATTAAAAACGATTACTCAGAAATAAAAGGCGGCGGAGGAGTGAATCGCGGAAGCCTTATCGGAAATATAAAAATTGAAGATATTAAAAAATACTTATAG
- a CDS encoding ATP-binding cassette domain-containing protein — protein MLKLKNISFKTGSRKILEDISYKFEKGKIYAVLGNNGVGKSTLARIIMGLDGYIRKHGGLIIFNGEDITNLNITERAKRGITMAWQEPVRYEGLGVREYLTLGKRINLNDSELIEILNLVGLNPFYLHRKVDKTLSGGERKRIELASLIILKPKFAIFDEPDSGIDMMSNIMIERIFKIITANGGTVLSITHREEIAEIADEAFLICSGKIKAEGDPKKVSEVYKSTCDNCTHINVPVEFTEDEVKL, from the coding sequence ATGCTCAAATTAAAAAATATAAGTTTTAAAACTGGCTCGAGAAAGATACTTGAAGACATTTCTTATAAGTTCGAAAAAGGTAAAATTTATGCTGTTTTGGGAAATAATGGAGTTGGCAAATCAACATTAGCGAGAATAATCATGGGATTGGATGGATATATTAGGAAACATGGTGGTTTAATAATTTTTAACGGTGAAGATATCACAAATCTCAATATAACAGAAAGAGCAAAGCGTGGAATAACAATGGCATGGCAAGAACCCGTAAGATATGAAGGATTAGGAGTCAGAGAATATTTAACTTTAGGTAAGAGAATAAACTTAAATGATTCTGAACTAATTGAAATATTGAATTTAGTAGGATTAAATCCCTTTTATTTACATAGAAAAGTAGATAAAACTCTTTCAGGTGGAGAAAGGAAAAGAATTGAATTGGCTTCATTAATTATTTTAAAACCTAAATTTGCAATTTTTGACGAACCAGATTCTGGTATTGATATGATGTCAAATATTATGATTGAAAGGATATTTAAAATAATAACTGCAAATGGTGGAACTGTTTTGAGTATAACTCATAGAGAAGAAATAGCTGAAATTGCTGATGAAGCTTTCCTTATTTGTTCTGGAAAAATAAAAGCTGAAGGTGATCCTAAAAAAGTTTCTGAAGTTTACAAATCCACATGTGATAACTGCACTCATATAAATGTTCCAGTTGAATTCACTGAAGACGAGGTGAAATTATGA